The following are encoded in a window of Mycolicibacterium tusciae JS617 genomic DNA:
- a CDS encoding TetR/AcrR family transcriptional regulator — protein MPRAKQRTPELREHLLEVAVATLASEGFSGFTTRRVAQRAGTSVPAVYELFTDKAGLVRAMFFEGFRLLGAELAKVPVTGDPLDDLERLVPVFRLFCRAYPRLAQVMFSRPFMDFEPGPDELAAGASVREVFIGRIQRCADAGLLAGDVTDIAHVLLALAQGLAVQELGRWLGPSGPSVERRWKLGVESLLAGFRPQAQNQGPS, from the coding sequence ATGCCCAGGGCCAAGCAACGCACGCCCGAGCTTCGTGAGCACCTGCTGGAGGTCGCGGTAGCGACGCTGGCCTCCGAGGGTTTCTCGGGGTTCACGACGCGACGGGTGGCGCAGCGCGCGGGCACCTCGGTGCCGGCGGTCTACGAGCTGTTCACCGACAAGGCCGGCCTGGTGCGGGCGATGTTCTTCGAGGGCTTCCGGCTGCTCGGTGCTGAGCTGGCCAAGGTGCCGGTGACCGGCGATCCACTCGACGACCTGGAACGGCTGGTGCCGGTGTTCCGGCTCTTCTGCCGCGCCTATCCGAGGCTGGCGCAGGTGATGTTCTCGCGGCCGTTCATGGACTTCGAACCGGGGCCCGATGAGCTGGCGGCGGGAGCGTCGGTGCGCGAGGTGTTCATCGGCCGGATACAGCGGTGCGCCGATGCGGGACTGCTGGCCGGCGATGTCACGGACATCGCGCACGTATTGCTCGCGTTGGCGCAGGGATTGGCCGTGCAGGAGTTGGGCCGCTGGCTCGGCCCGTCGGGGCCGTCGGTCGAGCGACGATGGAAGCTGGGCGTCGAGTCGCTGCTGGCGGGCTTTCGGCCCCAGGCTCAGAACCAGGGCCCGTCGTAG